The Leishmania panamensis strain MHOM/PA/94/PSC-1 chromosome 5 sequence genomic sequence CGCACCGACCCTCTTCGCTCTACACCGCCTTCCTCAGAACGCGCGGCACTATACAAGGAGGGAAGGTGGAGTGAAGGCATCTTCACTAAAGCGCAATCACGTAAAAAGAAACAAGCAATGAAGGAGGTTGATGCAATCGCTCACATGTGCGCATTCGAGAAGGTGTGTGTTTCGTCTCACAGCGCAGTACCACGTTTTCTCTGTCTCCATCGTCTGTACTGCCGTGTGCTGTGTAGCGGACGTGAAGGGGGGAATCAGTACTCAGCTCCCCCTACTCTTCCTATCCCCTCTGACGCCTCTGTCTGTCATGCgtctgctctcttctctctgtgtgtcacCGCTTTCATTTCCCCGCGTCTCTGTCCTTCCTCTTCTACCCTTTCccacctctccatctctttcaCGGATGCCGCTCGTTCTTCGaggagtgtgcgtgtgggtgtgggtgtgggtgagcTCAaatttcttttctttcgcgcTTTACCCCGTCGCTCGCACGCGCGCCATTGCCACTTCTTTAtcctgcgctgctgggcaGCGTGAAACAACCCGCCGTTGCAGGAGCGTTAAGAACGAAAGCTCCGCAGTGTTTCAGgcgtgaggagagagggacactAATTCTTCACTAGCAAGAGTGGATTTCATGAGAGGGGTGCGACGCTCTTGTGCTGCTCTTTCCGCTACTCTTCGATCCTCCTACAGCTTCCCCTAAAGTCCTGCGTTCCCCCCTCTgtggtctctctccctcatccctGCGACAGACTCTTGAGGttggcgcgcgtgtgtaaGCTGTATTCGGTATTGTCGCTCTCGATACATGTTGCGCCGCTCCTCAAGACAGagggcggcagtggcggccgtCGGACTTGCCGTCGTAGGGGCCGGCGATGGCACCCGACAGAGAAActcactgcagcgccttctgcggGATCATGACGAAGGCGTCGCAGCGAACGCCAGGGGCGCAATCACGGTGAGAAGCACCTACGATGTGGAAAGCGCCCTCTACTACGACCAGTACAACATGGCAGTACTGCCGTGTGTaagcggcggtgccgcgcgACAGTCACTGCGAGCAAAGCTCATTGAATCTGGTGCTGTCGCTGGCGTTCAAGAGCAGCTCTTAGCGCCTTGGCAGGCTGCGGGTGAGAGACGCGTTGTCGTATTCGGCTGCCGAAGCACTGCATACCTCACGCGGCAACTTCTCGCCGACACAGCACACTCCTTCCTCGTTGTGGACCCCTCGCTGAAGGAATTGAtggtggctgccgcagcgctcaCCCCGGCGTTTGCCAACCGCCTCTTCTTTCTACGTTGCGAGTCGATGTTTGCGTgtctgcaggtgctgcagccggagACAGCGGACGTGGCGGTGGTACCAATGCCGGTGCCGTTCTGGTCCAAGCGTGGCAGTCACCGGCGTCTTGTGCACTTCGACTTCTACTGCGCGGCCCACCatgtgctgcgtgtgcgggagGGGCCCACAGACCCTCGCGGTGTTGTCCTCTTCACCGATTGTGAGCCCTATGCGGCCTTCATGATGGAGCACCTAGAGGAAGCGAAGCTGGTGGTGCCATACACCCGCAAGAACCCATCCCAGGTATTCCAGCGGTGGCTGCCCTATGATGAGCTCGTCGAAGTCGTTGAGAGTGGCGTagagcggcgccgtcgcgaGTTCCCGAAGCAGCGTAACGAGGAGGTGAtcgcgctggcggctgcAAAGAGCGGCGCAACGACACCGGACGCGACTCGGCTGCTTTCCTCCTATGACTACTCCCGCAAGTACTACCGGGACTTTGCAGAGAGGGTAGTACAACAGGCAGGCAGCGTTTGACGCCTCTTTGCTCACTCACcagctcccctcccctcaccgcCCTTCGTACACTGCCCACTGCTTGCACAGCCGGTGAGATCTTCAGTTCTGCATGCCGTCGAcgtcctcttcttttcctcaccCTTCGCCAGCTACTCCTCACACTCCGAAGTCAGTAGTTGGGGTAGTTTCTCAgggcccctcccctcctcacacacacacagagaaaaccCTCCATGgcattcctctctttttcccctggTCGCTGAGTTGCGCACGGTGAATGGATCTCTCGTCGTTGATGCGAGTGTCTTGCATCTGCAACCTCTCACTGTTCCACTGCTCAACCAGCACAGGAAAGGGTAGCCGACagaggtgatggcggtgtCTTGGGTGGTACCCAAGCGCTATATTTCCATCGCAGCTAGCACTTAAAGCCAAAATCAAGATAACACCGCTGTGCGTACGCGTATGCCCCTACATATGCATGTATGCTTAGCACTGAGGTTGAGCACTGCATGtcgccccccttctccctgctGCTTTCCCCAtttgctctccttctgtccccacttccctctctcgggAGTGGAGGTTGCGGGACGGGGGGGCTGCGACGGCAACTTCACAGAGCAGCGACACCCCATTCGCCGTTAGTTTGGGTCTCTTCAGTTTACGTGCTGTGATGGTGAGGAGGCGTGCCTTGACCCCACCatcccttcccttttccctccctcctcgcatctccccctctcccgtacgcacgcgcacgcactccTCCACTCTCTGCTCCCCTCCTTCGGGTACTTCTCTTTGTGCTTCGTTGCaccacccttcccccttttttttcgagcgctctccaccacctaCTCGTTGATtcgctcctctcccctcattACATCATGTCGACAAGCGAcgcccttctcgctctctcgcactttctctccctcctccaccgttCCGCTTCATACCTCCAAACACAGCGGTGGTTTACCTCTGGTACTCGTCCCTAAATACTCGGTCGACTCATCCAgcgtgacgacgacgacgattaccaccaccactaccctTTCATCCGCTCACCTTCTCCCTATTCTGAACCTTTCTTTTCGGCTGTTTTTCTGTTGAGCTCGAGTTGCCGCTGTTACTGatcgcccctcctcccccgacacacccacgcacacgcacgcacggactgcactcctctctctactcagcgctgccttctctctctatcccGAAGTCGACCTAGGCGCCGTGTCATTTTTACCTTTTATTTTGTTCTGCACCTCGCCGTTGCGGCCGATACGATTGACGGCGTTACTGTGACTTGCGCAGCAACTGTGTGCACGCATATCCAATCCACGCTGCCATCGCGCAAAcgcttcttcttgtgctgctcagtctcttctctcttctccatcaccgAGGCACCTTAGGTGGGCGCATTAGTGGGCGAGCACGTGGACGGTTTCCCGGCTGCTTCGGCCTTCGTATAAAGCAGAGCGGATCGTACCCtctgagggagaggcagcgagggcacctctttgcgcgtgtgtacgccTGTGCGCCTATCTGCCGTTGTGTTGGCTGGAGAGCGCGCTTCCATAGCTGCAAAGGTAattcgttttctcttttcgtcgTTGCCCTTCTCAGTCTGTTTACCAACGcaccattctctctctctggcctCGACGTGCTTGCGCCTGAgtgtcgctctcgctgcgtatgtggctgtgtgtgtgtgtgtttcctaTGGTTATGTATTCCTTTCGATCTCTTGTCTGCTCTTGTTTTGCTCTCGTTTCTGCCCATCATGACTACTCTCCCCTTTCCACTGATCGAGGACATCGGGGAGTTGTACATGCTCGATGACATCTACGATTTCCTTGGCGAAGGCACGTTTGCCACCGTCTTCAAGGCTGTTAGCACAATGAATCGCGATGTGGTTAAGGAGAATCAGACGGTGGCGCTCAAGATGATCGCCAAGCGGAACCTCTCCAGCGACAAGCTTGTGCGTGATGTCATCAACGAGGTACATGCTCTTCGCCAGACGGCGCATCCAAATTGTGTGCGCTTTATTGAGTGTGTGCAGACGCCACTCTACGTCGTCATTGTCACGGAATATGTCGAGGGCGTGGAGCTCTTCCAGGCCCTCAAGGAGCAGAAGTTCAcggaggcgatggtgctgAATGTAATGCGGCAGCTGCTAAGCGCGCTCGCCTACCTGCACAACACACTTCACATTGTCCACCGCGACGTCAAGCCCGAAAACGTCATCATCACAACGCAGGAGACTCCGTTTCGAGTCGTCCTCGTGGACTTTGGACTTGTCCGCAGCtgcgagcggcagcggccacgcATCTCGCGTGAGTTAGCCACGCAGTTCCAGCGTCAGCggtcgatgccgctgccaaaCATGTCGGTCGAGTCACTGGACTGTGACAGCCCGATGCTGGCGACGCCGTGCGGCACGCTCAAGTACGCTGCCCCGGAGACAGTACAGTCCATCACGCAGAGTGCCCAGCTGTCCACGACAAAGAAGTTACTCTCTCGCCTCGACGTGTACGCTGCAGGTGTCATCATGTACGTTATGCTGAGCGGCGCGCTGCCCTTCAAGAACTTTGCCAATAAGGCGAACTTAGTGATGGAAATGCGCAACTCGCTCAGCTTCGAGGGACCTCGCTGGGCCGGCATCAGCGCCGAGGCAATCGACCTCAACAGGGCACTTCTTAACTTCGACGCTGTCTCCCGACCACGTGCGGCGGAGGCACTGCAGTACCCATGGTTTAAGATCTACGGCAGCTCCTTGCTACCTATGTCAGCGGAAGAGGCACAGCCGACACCAGGTAACCCGTTGGAGTCGAGTATCTGTGAGCGTGGGGCGATGACGCAAGCCTTCGAGGCGATGCGTGACACCGAGGCAGCGATGTATtacagcgaggaagagacaACAACGACATCGGGTCCAGTGGCCAGCTACAATGGCTTGCGTACGCCGAACAGCCGGTGCGTTAGCGTCCCATTCGGCACCAATATGGCGGCTTTCgcgagtggcagcagcaccaccacagcctcCCGGACAGCAGAGTCCGGTTATTTTGACTTTGCGTGAGAGTCGCGGAGTCGCCAGGTGACGGAGGAATTCCAAAGTTGGGGGAGTTGGGCAAcatccttctctttcctacTCCCACTTCACCGCTACTGCTTTCCACCGCGTGAGTAtttctgtgcgtgcgtgcgtgtgggcgaATTGGAGCGGGCGGGGGGGACACGCGGCACTGTCCTCAACTTGACGCAGACCTCTCTCGTACTGCGTAAGTGCAATCCGGGGAGAAAAAGTGGTGAGGATCGCATCAGGCATGGGTATGTAGCGGATGTTGTAAGGCTCTGCTTGGGTGTCCCACTTGGACTTCAGGGaagccacacgcacacaaggaggagggaagcgtggcgcacgtgcgcggTGGTACACAGCGCGCTTTTCCTtcgcgccctctctctctcttcagcgcCCCTACATTGTTGTGCCGTTGTTGTTCGCCGCTGTTTATGATTTTCTGCGACCGGCTCGACCTCTTTAGAGTTTCCGTCCTCTCTCCTGTGCGCGCCGCGTGTGTCccgctccgccttctcctctccgtcccccctctcttggCCCTTGTTGAAGGTGCGGTGTGTTGTACCTGTGCGTAGGATATGTACGTCTATGTCTGTCTGTTTCCcgctctgcgcgtgtgcgggcGAGGGGGTGTCTGGGTAGATAAGCGTTGTGTGCTTAGTGAGCGTGTTTTTGGCCGTGCGCTGAGAGGTGCATCTCTACGAGGGGGTTGAGCACTCATGAGAaggcagcgcacgcgcagatggggggagggttaTAGTGGCGAGGGGCCAGCGATCACCTTCCGTCTTCTGTTTCACTGCTGTATCTTTCGTGTCGTTTGCTGCttgtctttttctctcttcattctGGGGTGCTGGGTAGGCCGCTTTGTGCCACACAGGGACAGACAAGCCGACatgcgagaagagaaacagatgCGCGGCATTCGCCTGAGTGTAGTTGCTACCAGAGGGGTGTGCTTagctgccgctctctctccctgtgctgCTCCTTCGCTTGCATTCCTGCTTCGCTGCCGACGTTCTCAACAGTCCCTNNNNNNNNNNNNNNNNNNNNNNNNNNNNNNNNNNNNNNNNNNNNNNNNNNNNNNNNNNNNNNNNNNNNNNNNNNNNNNNNNNNNNNNNNNNNNNNNNNNNTTCGTTCGTCGTccgtcgtgtgtgtgtgtgtgtgtgtgtgtgtgtgtgtgtgtgtgtgtgtgtgaataTCAAGCACGTGTATGCACGCGCCACCGGCACACCTCACACTGACGTCGccctgccctctctctctccacgccctcctctttctcttcacgACGCGCACGGAgttcttctccctttgttTGCTTGGAGAGAACGAACTTCAGCGCTACCGTTGCCCTCACTCccggcctcctccctctccccctcaccgccgccaccgccacgtcaGCCTATCCATAATCGATCGACCCCATACTGCCAGTTATCAGCGCGCACCGAACTCCGTCCCTCCTTCGACTCCTCAAATTTTACGCGGACGGCATTCTCGCGAGACACAATGCCGCGTCGGGCGCGCGAGGAAAGCGACGAGGCCAAGCCGCACCACACCACGAAGTTCACCAATAGtagcgacgacgatgagCCAGTGAAGGTGTCGAAGACTCACACCAAGGCGTCGGACCACCACAACGACATTGCcgcagagaagcggcagcgcacggaTGAGAGCTCCAAGgttgcggcagcggcggcggtgactcGTGCAGAGGTGAAGGACGGAGAGATGCCGAACAacggctgcgccgccacggcacgTCCCTTCTCGGAGTTCGAGATGAACCCAATCGTCGTcaaggcgctgcagtcgcgcgGCATCGAGTCGATGTTTCC encodes the following:
- a CDS encoding hypothetical protein (TriTrypDB/GeneDB-style sysID: LpmP.05.0120), with product MLRRSSRQRAAVAAVGLAVVGAGDGTRQRNSLQRLLRDHDEGVAANARGAITVRSTYDVESALYYDQYNMAVLPCVSGGAARQSLRAKLIESGAVAGVQEQLLAPWQAAGERRVVVFGCRSTAYLTRQLLADTAHSFLVVDPSLKELMVAAAALTPAFANRLFFLRCESMFACLQVLQPETADVAVVPMPVPFWSKRGSHRRLVHFDFYCAAHHVLRVREGPTDPRGVVLFTDCEPYAAFMMEHLEEAKLVVPYTRKNPSQVFQRWLPYDELVEVVESGVERRRREFPKQRNEEVIALAAAKSGATTPDATRLLSSYDYSRKYYRDFAERVVQQAGSV
- a CDS encoding protein kinase, putative (TriTrypDB/GeneDB-style sysID: LpmP.05.0130); this encodes MTTLPFPLIEDIGELYMLDDIYDFLGEGTFATVFKAVSTMNRDVVKENQTVALKMIAKRNLSSDKLVRDVINEVHALRQTAHPNCVRFIECVQTPLYVVIVTEYVEGVELFQALKEQKFTEAMVLNVMRQLLSALAYLHNTLHIVHRDVKPENVIITTQETPFRVVLVDFGLVRSCERQRPRISRELATQFQRQRSMPLPNMSVESLDCDSPMLATPCGTLKYAAPETVQSITQSAQLSTTKKLLSRLDVYAAGVIMYVMLSGALPFKNFANKANLVMEMRNSLSFEGPRWAGISAEAIDLNRALLNFDAVSRPRAAEALQYPWFKIYGSSLLPMSAEEAQPTPGNPLESSICERGAMTQAFEAMRDTEAAMYYSEEETTTTSGPVASYNGLRTPNSRCVSVPFGTNMAAFASGSSTTTASRTAESGYFDFA